In the Synechococcus sp. Nb3U1 genome, one interval contains:
- a CDS encoding Cof-type HAD-IIB family hydrolase, giving the protein MQTQVAVQPEAQFKEQRQESIHPPTQRQIRLLVLDIDGTIAGRSNQVSGPVREAIQKAKAAGVRVAIATGRMYRSAERFHHAIQADMPLCSYQGALIRDPASQETLKHWALDWELAEDLLQRLQDHPLVVHLYIEDQLYLRELSPLSQAYAQRSQVPFQLLSCEQWGQRPTKVLAMSEDVDLIDQLLGSLRQQYSREQLYLTRSEPFFLEATHPAVNKGNAVRFLAEEMLGLSADQVMAIGDSDNDIEMIQYAGIGVAMGNASAALLPHADWVAPLVDQDGVAAAIEAFILSP; this is encoded by the coding sequence ATGCAAACCCAGGTAGCAGTTCAACCCGAGGCTCAGTTCAAGGAACAGCGACAAGAATCCATTCACCCACCGACCCAGCGGCAGATTCGGCTGCTGGTGCTGGATATTGACGGCACGATTGCGGGGCGTTCCAACCAGGTTTCTGGGCCAGTGCGGGAGGCGATCCAAAAGGCCAAGGCAGCCGGGGTACGAGTTGCTATTGCCACTGGGCGTATGTATCGCTCAGCAGAACGGTTTCACCATGCCATTCAGGCGGATATGCCTTTGTGTAGCTATCAGGGGGCATTGATTCGGGATCCCGCCAGCCAAGAAACCTTGAAGCACTGGGCCCTGGACTGGGAACTGGCGGAAGATTTGTTGCAAAGATTGCAGGATCACCCGCTGGTGGTACACCTCTACATTGAGGATCAGCTCTACCTACGGGAGCTTAGCCCCCTCAGCCAAGCCTATGCCCAGCGCTCCCAGGTGCCCTTTCAGCTGCTCTCCTGCGAACAATGGGGACAACGGCCCACCAAGGTGCTGGCCATGTCGGAAGATGTCGATTTGATCGACCAATTGCTGGGATCCCTGCGGCAACAGTATTCCCGTGAGCAGCTCTATCTCACCCGTTCGGAGCCTTTTTTTCTGGAAGCCACCCACCCGGCGGTGAACAAGGGCAATGCCGTTCGCTTTCTAGCGGAGGAGATGCTGGGGTTATCGGCGGATCAGGTGATGGCAATTGGGGATAGCGATAACGATATTGAGATGATTCAGTACGCGGGGATCGGGGTGGCGATGGGGAATGCCTCTGCCGCCCTGTTGCCCCATGCCGATTGGGTCGCCCCTCTGGTGGATCAAGATGGGGTGGCGGCGGCGATTGAGGCATTTATCCTCAGCCCTTAA
- a CDS encoding ATP-dependent helicase, whose product MVGLASPPFPQPILRPAQQQALAYQSGALGIAAVPGSGKTFILELLISDLILNRGIPPERIGVFTYMRSARGNLISRINQRLQQAGYLNRFTQAFTLHSLSLRVLREAPGEELSILEQYERDRLLSRLCRAWLTHHTQFWDPLIPTDDNPQKVAQNRARFRQSFQQMVQAVISTAKNLRLAPGGIPSDTQGYLAWAAPIYASYQAELQRLGKLDYDDLGWQAVELIDRSPEVRAQVQDWYDYLFEDEAQDSSPLQEDLLRLLSQRTGNLIRVGDPNQSIMGTFTTAEPRLFRAFCRASPQVILQESSRSAPQILALANRLVDWVNREHPLTPLRTALAPQHIQLASSGGQNPPASEGQVEFQSIRGSPDEELQQVVLQAIQATQAFPEHTVVILVTTNEMGGKALSYLQEMGAERVVDLLRNNPSQRRVLLQLKGVIDLFAVPTAPMRLAAAVEYLADWAGIPRADLEPMLNWIRASLPERLLFPYFGEDPSLPYGPKLATLLRTLAGWLRAGRSPWTEVLNLVIQSLYRKPEELFVGRYVIDQLEQVLGSLPETDWQEIAQEFQVILDHRLNNLPSEILAFNPEPGSITVTTLHRSKGLEWDQVFIPQLSAYEFPTHYRDRRFGLAFLEDVDMQAEALAQLRQLNPKGSWELQADSATEQAFLDLAAERLRLLYVGITRSKRRLTLSVSSQSRFGSEQSSSLLFRVLNPKPTAG is encoded by the coding sequence ATGGTTGGTTTGGCTTCTCCCCCCTTTCCACAGCCGATCCTACGCCCAGCCCAGCAGCAGGCGTTGGCCTACCAATCTGGCGCGCTGGGGATTGCCGCCGTGCCTGGCAGCGGCAAAACCTTCATCCTGGAGCTGCTGATCTCAGATTTGATCCTCAATCGTGGCATCCCACCGGAGCGGATCGGGGTGTTCACCTACATGCGCTCAGCCCGGGGCAATTTGATCAGCCGCATCAACCAGCGTTTGCAGCAGGCGGGCTACCTGAACCGCTTTACCCAAGCCTTCACGTTGCATTCTCTGTCGTTGCGGGTGTTGCGAGAGGCCCCGGGGGAGGAACTGTCCATTTTGGAGCAGTACGAGCGGGATCGCCTCCTCAGCCGCTTATGTCGCGCTTGGCTCACCCACCATACCCAGTTTTGGGATCCCCTCATCCCCACCGACGATAACCCGCAAAAGGTGGCCCAAAACCGGGCCCGTTTCCGGCAGAGTTTTCAGCAGATGGTGCAGGCGGTGATCAGCACGGCCAAAAATCTGCGTCTCGCCCCAGGAGGGATCCCATCCGACACCCAAGGGTACCTGGCTTGGGCCGCTCCCATCTATGCCAGCTATCAGGCAGAGTTGCAGCGGCTGGGCAAACTGGACTACGACGATCTGGGCTGGCAGGCGGTGGAGCTGATCGATCGTAGCCCGGAGGTGCGGGCACAGGTACAGGACTGGTACGACTATCTGTTTGAAGACGAAGCCCAGGATAGCTCTCCGCTCCAGGAAGATCTGCTGCGGTTGCTCAGCCAGCGCACTGGCAATTTGATCCGGGTTGGGGATCCCAACCAGAGCATTATGGGCACCTTCACCACCGCTGAGCCCCGCCTGTTTCGCGCCTTTTGTCGGGCTAGTCCACAGGTGATTTTGCAAGAGTCCAGCCGCAGTGCCCCCCAGATCCTTGCTTTGGCCAACCGTCTTGTGGATTGGGTGAATCGGGAGCACCCCCTCACCCCTCTGCGCACCGCCCTTGCCCCCCAGCACATTCAACTGGCCTCCTCCGGTGGTCAAAACCCTCCGGCGAGTGAGGGTCAGGTGGAGTTCCAATCGATACGGGGATCCCCGGATGAGGAATTGCAACAGGTAGTGCTGCAAGCCATTCAAGCTACGCAAGCCTTCCCCGAGCATACCGTTGTCATTCTGGTGACCACCAACGAGATGGGGGGCAAAGCCCTCAGCTACCTGCAGGAGATGGGGGCCGAGCGGGTGGTGGATCTGTTGCGCAATAATCCCAGCCAGCGACGGGTGCTGCTGCAGTTGAAGGGGGTGATCGATTTGTTCGCGGTGCCCACGGCTCCCATGCGCTTGGCGGCGGCGGTGGAGTATCTGGCGGATTGGGCCGGGATCCCGCGGGCTGATCTGGAGCCGATGTTGAACTGGATCCGCGCTTCACTACCGGAGCGCTTGTTGTTTCCCTATTTTGGCGAGGATCCCTCCCTCCCTTATGGGCCAAAACTCGCGACCCTGCTGCGGACCCTTGCCGGTTGGCTGCGGGCGGGCCGTTCCCCTTGGACGGAGGTTCTAAATCTGGTCATCCAAAGCCTCTATCGCAAGCCAGAAGAATTGTTTGTCGGGCGCTACGTCATCGATCAGTTGGAGCAGGTGCTGGGATCCCTGCCGGAAACCGATTGGCAGGAGATCGCCCAGGAGTTCCAGGTGATTCTGGATCACCGCCTCAACAACCTGCCTTCTGAAATCCTCGCCTTCAACCCAGAACCGGGCAGCATTACCGTCACCACCCTGCACCGCTCCAAAGGGTTGGAATGGGATCAGGTCTTCATCCCGCAACTGTCGGCTTACGAGTTCCCGACCCATTACAGGGATCGCCGCTTCGGGTTGGCCTTTTTGGAGGATGTAGATATGCAGGCCGAGGCGCTGGCACAGTTGCGACAGCTCAACCCCAAAGGCAGTTGGGAGCTGCAGGCGGACTCCGCCACCGAACAAGCCTTTCTGGATTTGGCGGCAGAGCGGTTGCGGCTGTTGTATGTGGGCATCACCCGCAGCAAGCGGCGGCTTACTCTCTCGGTTTCCAGTCAGTCGCGCTTCGGCAGTGAGCAAAGTTCTTCTCTGCTGTTTCGAGTGCTGAATCCTAAGCCGACGGCTGGGTAA